One genomic window of Devosia salina includes the following:
- a CDS encoding DUF305 domain-containing protein has product MDWTKLGAGGMLVVALVGALLVREQPASAVAALPLPAICGELHADHGGVSMQAHLDGMAATASEAHAALIQTMEPMHSDMMRGMTAADFQTAFVCSMIPHHQGAVEMAQVAQAYGDDPWVKMFAQEIISAQQAEIGEMQAWLARRAQP; this is encoded by the coding sequence ATGGATTGGACGAAACTGGGGGCGGGTGGCATGCTTGTTGTTGCCCTTGTGGGTGCTTTGCTGGTTCGCGAGCAGCCGGCGAGCGCGGTGGCTGCGCTGCCCTTGCCAGCGATCTGCGGCGAGCTGCATGCCGATCATGGCGGCGTATCGATGCAGGCGCATCTGGACGGCATGGCCGCGACAGCCAGTGAGGCGCACGCCGCACTGATCCAGACCATGGAGCCCATGCATTCGGACATGATGCGCGGCATGACTGCCGCGGACTTCCAGACGGCCTTCGTGTGCTCGATGATCCCGCATCACCAGGGGGCGGTGGAGATGGCCCAAGTGGCTCAGGCCTATGGCGACGACCCTTGGGTGAAGATGTTCGCTCAGGAGATCATCAGCGCGCAACAGGCTGAAATCGGCGAAATGCAGGCCTGGCTGGCGCGGCGGGCGCAGCCCTGA
- a CDS encoding Rrf2 family transcriptional regulator, with the protein MRLTHFTDLALRLLLFMAAHPDQRTTIAQAAAAYGVSRSHLMKVAARLASAGLIRPGRGRGGGLALSRPPREITLGEVLRATEPDFAMVGCMAGEACTLTAVCRLPSALESALRAFLETADRYSILDVLPGHWPVAPPPQI; encoded by the coding sequence TTGCGTCTCACCCATTTCACGGATCTGGCCTTGCGGCTTCTGCTCTTCATGGCCGCCCATCCCGACCAGCGGACGACCATTGCGCAGGCGGCCGCCGCCTATGGCGTTTCTCGCAGCCATCTCATGAAGGTCGCCGCCAGGCTGGCTAGCGCCGGACTGATCCGGCCAGGCCGCGGCAGAGGCGGTGGGTTGGCCCTGTCGCGCCCACCTCGGGAGATCACCTTGGGTGAAGTGCTCAGGGCCACCGAGCCGGATTTCGCGATGGTTGGTTGCATGGCGGGCGAAGCCTGCACACTTACCGCTGTCTGTCGCCTCCCCAGCGCCCTTGAGTCCGCCTTGCGCGCCTTTCTCGAAACGGCCGACCGCTACAGCATCCTCGATGTCCTGCCGGGTCACTGGCCGGTCGCCCCTCCCCCGCAGATTTGA
- a CDS encoding ABC transporter ATP-binding protein produces the protein MADLQLRGINKSFGAVKVIHDIDLDIGNGEFVVFVGPSGCGKSTLLRTISGLEEPSSGQVLIGGEDVTDYDPSERGVAMVFQSYALYPHMTVEQNLGFGLRMGGMPREQVAERVAEAARILELTELLERKPRQLSGGQRQRVAIGRAIVRQPKAFLFDEPLSNLDAELRVQMRIEIARLHQQLGATMVYVTHDQVEAMTLADRIVVLRAGRIEQQGSPIELYDNPDNQFVAGFIGSPRMNFLEGEITAIAGDELVVSLKAFDAPDLRVRQRGKSAQVGQAVSIGVRPEHFAEAVAGAPTLTATAQVVEQLGGVSYVYAVGRDGETKVTIQQKGHSRITDGASITVGIEPGALLAFDEAGLRL, from the coding sequence ATGGCAGATCTGCAATTGCGAGGCATCAACAAGAGCTTCGGGGCAGTCAAGGTGATCCACGACATCGATCTGGACATCGGCAATGGCGAATTCGTGGTGTTCGTCGGGCCCTCGGGCTGCGGCAAATCCACCCTGCTGCGCACGATTTCGGGGCTGGAGGAGCCCTCCTCGGGCCAGGTGCTGATCGGCGGAGAGGATGTCACGGACTACGACCCCTCCGAGCGCGGCGTGGCCATGGTGTTCCAGTCCTATGCGCTTTACCCGCACATGACCGTGGAGCAGAATCTGGGCTTCGGGCTCCGCATGGGCGGCATGCCCCGAGAGCAGGTGGCCGAGCGGGTGGCCGAGGCGGCGCGCATCCTGGAATTGACCGAGCTGCTCGAGCGCAAGCCACGGCAACTCTCTGGCGGCCAGCGCCAGCGCGTGGCCATCGGCCGGGCGATCGTGCGGCAGCCCAAGGCGTTCCTCTTCGACGAGCCGCTTTCCAATCTGGATGCCGAGTTGCGCGTGCAGATGCGCATCGAGATCGCGCGCTTGCACCAGCAATTGGGGGCCACCATGGTCTATGTGACCCACGACCAGGTCGAAGCCATGACCCTGGCGGATCGCATCGTGGTTCTGCGGGCCGGGCGCATCGAGCAGCAGGGCAGCCCCATCGAGCTCTACGACAATCCGGACAACCAGTTCGTGGCAGGCTTTATCGGTTCGCCGCGCATGAACTTTCTCGAAGGCGAGATTACCGCGATTGCCGGAGATGAGCTGGTCGTCTCGCTCAAGGCCTTCGATGCGCCTGACCTGCGTGTCCGGCAACGTGGCAAGAGTGCGCAAGTCGGGCAGGCGGTCAGCATCGGCGTGCGGCCTGAGCACTTTGCCGAAGCCGTCGCGGGTGCGCCCACATTGACGGCCACGGCCCAGGTGGTCGAGCAATTGGGGGGCGTTTCCTATGTCTACGCGGTGGGCAGGGACGGCGAAACCAAGGTCACCATCCAGCAAAAGGGCCATTCGCGCATCACTGATGGGGCCTCGATCACCGTCGGCATCGAGCCCGGAGCATTGCTCGCCTTCGACGAGGCCGGGCTGAGGCTCTAG
- a CDS encoding ThuA domain-containing protein: MTKSALIVWGGWDGHTPEQSARLVGAMLEEHGFAVEIEPTTEAFADAALGRFDLIIPAITMSRIEKEELTNLLAAVRAGSGLAGFHGLMCDSFRNEPDYQFMVGGQWVAHPGNIIDFTVNVTRADDPIMQGIEDFPYHSEQYYLHFDPSIEVLATTTFSGEYFEEIDGVVMPVVWKRRFGKGRVFHSTLGHVVDEFQVPQMRTIFERGALWAAR, encoded by the coding sequence ATGACGAAATCGGCCCTGATCGTGTGGGGCGGCTGGGATGGCCACACGCCCGAGCAGAGTGCGCGCCTGGTTGGCGCCATGCTGGAGGAGCATGGCTTTGCCGTCGAAATCGAGCCCACCACGGAAGCCTTCGCCGATGCCGCCCTCGGCCGGTTCGACCTGATCATCCCGGCCATCACCATGTCGCGCATCGAGAAGGAGGAACTGACCAATCTCCTGGCGGCGGTGCGAGCCGGCTCGGGACTGGCGGGATTTCATGGCCTGATGTGCGACAGTTTCCGCAACGAGCCGGACTACCAGTTCATGGTCGGCGGGCAATGGGTCGCCCATCCGGGCAATATCATCGACTTCACCGTCAACGTGACCAGGGCAGACGACCCCATCATGCAGGGGATCGAAGACTTTCCCTATCACTCCGAGCAATATTATCTGCATTTCGACCCCAGCATCGAGGTGCTGGCGACCACGACATTCTCGGGCGAGTATTTCGAGGAGATCGATGGCGTCGTCATGCCGGTGGTGTGGAAGCGCCGCTTCGGCAAAGGCCGGGTGTTCCACTCGACGCTTGGCCACGTGGTGGACGAATTCCAGGTGCCGCAGATGCGGACCATATTCGAGCGCGGCGCCCTCTGGGCGGCTCGCTGA
- a CDS encoding ROK family transcriptional regulator has protein sequence MKIADPLLMREINKYHVLETIRCHGQISRVEIAERTLLSGTTVSAITGALIEEGLIQATHTQPSGDAQRGRPRVLLGLVPDAAYVLGIKISEAMTTVTLVDFRGELVATLQLPVRLARQPADVIADLIEDAMDDCVTRSGIDRGRIRGIGIGVPGLVDPRSGRSYSSSVFGEREVPIGALLGERTGLPVKLEKPANLLALAESWFGHAQREEDFAVVTLDQTASVGLWMETDVHRGASTLGPTFGHLKVGGADAICECGQAGCLNAHVSDAALRRQAAAALGAGFLETPLGRTNIRAALAEACRAGNEGARALIERQGEMVGIGVSHIINLINPEKIIIAFEPEGYGELVEPALRAAAAANSFRTHYASTELIFHTLDDQLWARGAAALMLRDIYSAPWATNYQEENQ, from the coding sequence GTGAAGATCGCCGATCCGCTGCTGATGCGCGAAATCAACAAGTACCATGTGCTGGAGACCATCCGGTGCCATGGGCAGATCTCGCGCGTGGAGATTGCGGAGCGGACGCTTCTGAGCGGCACCACGGTCTCGGCCATTACCGGGGCGTTGATCGAGGAGGGGTTGATCCAGGCGACGCATACCCAGCCCAGCGGCGATGCGCAGCGCGGCCGGCCGCGGGTGCTGCTGGGCCTGGTGCCGGACGCAGCCTATGTGCTGGGCATCAAGATTTCGGAAGCCATGACCACGGTGACGCTGGTCGATTTCCGCGGGGAGCTGGTGGCAACGCTGCAACTGCCCGTGCGGCTCGCCCGTCAACCGGCAGATGTGATTGCCGACCTGATCGAGGATGCCATGGACGATTGCGTGACCCGGTCCGGCATCGATCGGGGCCGTATCCGAGGCATTGGCATCGGCGTGCCGGGCCTGGTCGATCCGCGCTCGGGAAGAAGCTATTCCAGCTCGGTCTTCGGCGAGCGGGAGGTCCCGATCGGCGCGCTGCTGGGCGAGCGCACAGGGCTGCCGGTGAAACTCGAAAAGCCGGCCAATCTGCTGGCGCTGGCGGAGAGCTGGTTCGGCCATGCACAGCGGGAAGAGGACTTTGCCGTCGTGACCCTCGACCAGACCGCGAGCGTGGGGCTGTGGATGGAGACCGACGTGCATCGCGGCGCCAGCACGCTGGGACCGACCTTCGGCCATCTGAAGGTGGGCGGCGCGGATGCAATATGCGAATGCGGCCAGGCCGGCTGCCTCAATGCCCATGTCAGCGACGCAGCTCTCAGGCGCCAGGCGGCAGCGGCACTGGGCGCCGGCTTCCTCGAGACCCCCTTGGGGCGCACCAATATCCGGGCGGCGCTGGCCGAAGCCTGTCGCGCTGGGAACGAGGGCGCGCGGGCCCTCATCGAGCGACAGGGCGAGATGGTCGGCATCGGCGTCTCGCACATCATCAACCTGATCAATCCCGAAAAGATCATCATTGCATTTGAGCCGGAAGGCTATGGCGAACTGGTGGAACCGGCCCTGCGGGCCGCCGCGGCGGCCAATAGTTTCCGGACCCACTATGCATCCACCGAACTGATCTTCCACACGCTGGACGACCAGCTCTGGGCCCGCGGGGCCGCCGCGCTGATGCTGCGCGACATCTACAGCGCCCCATGGGCGACGAATTACCAGGAGGAAAACCAATGA
- a CDS encoding extracellular solute-binding protein: protein MKHIALAAMLGLAAIAPAQAQTVVRHLHITSIPAEVELMNKIAADFMAQNPDIKVELPFLENEAFKAKLTTLLQSADAPDVFHSWGGGVFYEQAAAGVLRPIEDVLSDEAKANVGTAGVSAFTAPDGHLYGVARDVSEVVLWYNKTLFEQAGVDPASMETWDGFLAGVQAFKDAGITPIAIGAKDKWPAHFWWSKLVVRLAGQDGFAAAARGEGDGFAGEDFVKAGEYFLQLAALDPWQEGFLAAGYGDASGYFGDGNAAMHLMGDWDYGAMKDNSADKNGIPDEELGILPFPTIEGGKGDPTDTLGGLGGVLFSRNASDAAVKWIEFFNSTENQALYAKDAYYIPIAKGAADVMTNPFKVQIGQNISNAHWHALFFDQALGPNVGGVVNDVSAELAANAMSAEEAAEMIKEAVDDEL, encoded by the coding sequence ATGAAGCATATTGCGCTTGCCGCAATGCTGGGACTGGCGGCTATTGCGCCGGCCCAGGCCCAGACCGTGGTCCGGCATCTGCACATCACGTCCATTCCCGCCGAGGTGGAACTGATGAACAAGATCGCCGCCGATTTCATGGCCCAGAATCCCGACATCAAGGTCGAGCTGCCGTTTCTCGAAAACGAGGCCTTCAAGGCCAAGCTGACGACCCTGCTGCAGTCGGCCGATGCGCCGGACGTATTCCACTCCTGGGGTGGTGGCGTGTTCTACGAACAGGCGGCGGCCGGGGTGTTGCGGCCGATTGAGGACGTGCTGTCCGACGAGGCCAAGGCCAATGTCGGCACGGCCGGCGTTTCCGCCTTTACCGCGCCCGATGGCCATCTCTATGGCGTGGCGCGTGACGTCAGCGAGGTCGTGCTCTGGTACAACAAGACCCTGTTCGAGCAGGCCGGTGTCGATCCGGCCAGCATGGAAACCTGGGATGGGTTCCTGGCGGGCGTCCAGGCCTTCAAGGATGCCGGCATTACCCCCATCGCCATTGGCGCCAAGGACAAGTGGCCGGCTCACTTCTGGTGGTCCAAGCTGGTCGTCCGGCTGGCCGGCCAGGACGGCTTTGCTGCTGCGGCCCGCGGCGAGGGCGACGGCTTTGCCGGCGAGGATTTCGTCAAGGCGGGCGAATACTTCCTTCAGCTGGCGGCGCTTGATCCCTGGCAGGAAGGCTTCCTGGCGGCCGGCTACGGCGATGCCTCGGGCTATTTCGGCGACGGCAATGCCGCCATGCACCTGATGGGCGACTGGGACTATGGCGCCATGAAGGACAATTCGGCCGACAAGAACGGCATTCCCGATGAGGAACTGGGCATCCTGCCCTTCCCGACCATCGAGGGTGGCAAGGGCGATCCGACCGATACGCTGGGCGGCCTGGGCGGCGTTCTGTTCTCGAGGAACGCCTCCGATGCAGCCGTGAAGTGGATCGAGTTCTTCAATTCCACTGAGAACCAGGCGCTTTACGCCAAGGATGCCTATTACATCCCGATTGCCAAGGGTGCGGCCGACGTCATGACCAACCCCTTCAAGGTGCAGATCGGTCAGAACATCAGCAATGCGCACTGGCATGCCCTGTTCTTCGACCAGGCCCTGGGTCCCAATGTCGGCGGTGTCGTCAACGACGTCTCCGCGGAACTGGCAGCCAACGCCATGAGCGCCGAGGAAGCCGCCGAAATGATCAAGGAAGCGGTCGACGACGAGCTCTAG
- a CDS encoding carbohydrate ABC transporter permease, whose amino-acid sequence MTSVATGTDMSATTAVRRRRYVDRKSLLPLLLFLPPSLILFTLFVVLPMIDAATFSFFDWNGYGPITDFVGFENYADVITHRNFGTAVRNSLIVVAVSLLIQLPLAMWCAIALAERGTHINLIRVLFFLPYMLAEVAAGLIWKFVYDGNYGLLPAIGGAIGVDMPFVLGDKLWVIPAIMLVITWKYFGFHMMIFIAGLQSIPGEVIEAARLDGVSKWQIVRHIKIPMIRSAIVISVFFAITGALQLFDLIIPLSNGGPSHSSHTIVTFLYQFGILRMKLGFGGAVSVLLFIACVIVALAYRRILFKVEQN is encoded by the coding sequence ATGACGAGTGTCGCCACCGGAACGGATATGAGCGCGACGACCGCAGTTCGGCGCAGGCGCTATGTCGATCGCAAGAGCCTGCTGCCGCTCCTGCTGTTCCTGCCACCATCATTGATCCTGTTCACCCTCTTCGTCGTCTTGCCGATGATCGATGCGGCAACCTTCTCGTTCTTCGATTGGAACGGTTACGGGCCCATCACGGACTTTGTCGGCTTCGAGAATTATGCCGACGTCATCACCCACCGCAATTTCGGGACTGCCGTCCGCAACAGCTTGATCGTAGTGGCGGTATCGCTGTTGATACAATTGCCCTTGGCTATGTGGTGCGCCATCGCACTGGCGGAGCGCGGCACCCATATCAACCTGATCCGCGTCCTGTTCTTCCTGCCCTATATGCTGGCCGAAGTGGCCGCCGGGTTGATCTGGAAGTTCGTTTATGACGGAAATTATGGTCTGCTGCCGGCGATCGGCGGGGCTATTGGCGTCGACATGCCCTTTGTGCTGGGCGACAAGCTCTGGGTCATCCCGGCGATCATGCTGGTGATCACCTGGAAGTATTTCGGCTTCCACATGATGATCTTCATCGCCGGGCTTCAGTCCATTCCCGGTGAGGTCATCGAGGCGGCGCGGCTCGACGGCGTCAGCAAGTGGCAGATCGTGCGGCATATCAAGATCCCGATGATCCGCTCGGCTATCGTCATCTCGGTGTTCTTTGCGATTACCGGCGCCCTGCAGCTCTTCGACCTGATCATCCCGCTCTCCAATGGCGGGCCCTCGCATTCGAGCCACACGATCGTGACCTTCCTCTACCAGTTCGGCATTCTGCGCATGAAGCTGGGCTTTGGCGGTGCGGTGAGCGTGCTGCTGTTCATCGCCTGCGTGATCGTGGCGCTGGCCTATCGTCGCATCCTGTTCAAGGTGGAGCAGAACTGA
- a CDS encoding carbohydrate ABC transporter permease, whose amino-acid sequence MATASKKRRPAISAAQWITLLIVAAFVIVPFYTTALGGFKEIGELRVNPFGLPASWDPVRFTEILGGPRYFSSLGNSLLIAGGTVVLSTLVASMTAFALAHIKFFGSKFILGYLMLGLLFPAATGILPLFIKMRDLGMLDSHWGIITVQVAFSVSFSVLLFHNFFKELPKELIDAARMDNCGYVRIYWYVTLPLCLPIIATVGVFNFVGSWNSFLLPLIVLNSEAKYTWPLGIMQFQGQYGSDWPRILAFLTLSIMPAIAFFLLAQRYVISGLTGGAVKG is encoded by the coding sequence ATGGCTACCGCTTCCAAAAAACGCCGTCCGGCGATCTCGGCGGCCCAGTGGATCACCCTGCTGATCGTTGCTGCCTTCGTGATCGTGCCGTTCTACACCACGGCCCTGGGCGGGTTCAAAGAGATCGGCGAATTGCGCGTCAATCCCTTCGGCCTGCCCGCCAGCTGGGACCCCGTGCGCTTCACCGAAATCCTGGGCGGGCCGCGCTATTTCTCATCCCTGGGCAATTCGCTGCTGATTGCCGGCGGCACGGTTGTGCTCTCCACCCTGGTTGCCTCGATGACGGCCTTCGCCCTGGCCCATATCAAGTTCTTCGGCAGCAAGTTCATCCTGGGCTATCTCATGCTCGGCCTGCTGTTTCCCGCCGCCACCGGCATCCTGCCGCTCTTCATCAAGATGCGCGACCTGGGCATGCTCGACAGCCATTGGGGCATCATCACCGTGCAGGTCGCCTTCAGCGTCTCCTTCTCGGTGCTGCTGTTCCATAATTTCTTCAAGGAACTGCCCAAGGAGCTGATCGATGCGGCGCGCATGGACAATTGCGGCTATGTCCGCATCTACTGGTACGTGACCCTGCCCCTCTGCCTGCCGATCATCGCGACGGTGGGGGTGTTCAACTTCGTGGGCAGCTGGAACAGCTTCCTGTTGCCCCTGATCGTGCTCAATTCCGAAGCCAAATACACCTGGCCGCTCGGCATCATGCAGTTCCAGGGGCAATACGGCTCGGACTGGCCGCGCATCCTGGCCTTCCTGACCCTTTCGATCATGCCGGCCATCGCCTTCTTCCTGCTGGCTCAGCGCTACGTGATCTCGGGGCTGACCGGCGGCGCCGTGAAGGGCTGA
- a CDS encoding ABC transporter ATP-binding protein, protein MAGLTLRSVHKAYGEVPVIKGVDLDIAHGEFVVFVGPSGCGKSTLLRMIAGLEDITDGEIRIGDRVVNDVEPRDRGVAMVFQSYALYPHMSVYDNVGFGLKLAGMPRAVRDAKIRAVARVLQMEHLLDRRPAQLSGGQRQRVAIGRAIVREPDVFLFDEPLSNLDAALRGDMRMELARLHGDLGSTMIYVTHDQVEAMTLADKIVVLDAGVVQQVGSPLELYNKPANLFVAGFIGSPKMNLITVISQADGVVTAPALAGTLTLPAHRHTATTNATMTLGIRPHDLELMDDGVLKGQVRLVERLGNETIVRVMLPDATEITAALPGQDQIEIGQSIALGFRPESVHLFGQDGKRL, encoded by the coding sequence ATGGCTGGTCTCACCCTCCGCTCCGTCCACAAGGCGTATGGCGAAGTGCCCGTCATCAAGGGCGTCGACCTCGACATCGCCCATGGCGAATTCGTGGTGTTTGTCGGCCCTTCGGGCTGCGGCAAGTCAACACTGCTGCGCATGATTGCGGGTCTCGAGGACATTACCGATGGCGAAATCCGCATCGGCGACCGTGTGGTCAACGATGTCGAGCCGCGCGACCGGGGCGTCGCCATGGTCTTCCAGTCCTATGCGCTCTATCCGCATATGAGCGTTTACGACAATGTCGGCTTCGGGCTGAAGCTGGCGGGCATGCCGCGGGCGGTGCGCGACGCCAAGATACGCGCGGTTGCGCGGGTCCTGCAGATGGAGCATCTGCTCGATCGCCGCCCCGCCCAGCTTTCGGGCGGGCAGCGCCAGCGGGTCGCCATCGGCCGGGCCATCGTGCGCGAGCCCGATGTCTTCCTCTTCGACGAGCCGCTCTCCAACCTCGATGCGGCGCTGCGCGGCGACATGCGCATGGAACTGGCGCGGCTGCATGGCGACCTCGGCTCCACCATGATCTACGTGACCCATGATCAGGTCGAGGCCATGACGCTGGCCGACAAGATCGTCGTGCTCGATGCGGGGGTCGTGCAGCAGGTGGGCTCGCCGCTGGAGCTCTACAACAAGCCGGCGAACCTCTTCGTGGCCGGATTCATCGGGTCACCCAAAATGAACTTGATCACGGTGATCTCCCAGGCCGATGGAGTGGTGACCGCGCCAGCCCTTGCCGGGACGCTGACCTTGCCCGCCCATCGCCACACCGCCACGACCAATGCGACAATGACCCTGGGCATCCGACCGCATGACCTCGAACTGATGGATGATGGGGTGCTCAAGGGGCAGGTTCGGCTGGTCGAGCGCCTGGGCAACGAGACCATTGTCCGCGTGATGCTGCCGGACGCGACTGAAATCACCGCCGCGCTGCCGGGCCAGGACCAGATCGAGATCGGACAGTCCATCGCGCTCGGCTTCAGGCCCGAAAGCGTCCATCTGTTCGGTCAGGACGGTAAGCGACTTTAG
- a CDS encoding carbohydrate ABC transporter permease: protein MKTATPNTLLARGLIILLMIVTLLPFLSMLSAALAPQGTYPNGLQWPADPQWGNFVRAFEVARMDQLLLSSTLIVLGVVPISVLISTMAGYGLAKLTSNKYKWLYLVFVFGLTLPFEAVITPLYYEVRALGLLNTRFAIILPLIGLYMPFSVYWMRAHFLNVPHDLTEAAQLDGATRWKEFWLVQVPLARPAIMSLTILLFLWTWNQFLLPVVLVQDPMQRTMAGALGAFQGQWGTDIPLLCAGSLLILTPTVALFLVFQRQFVAALMQGAVKG, encoded by the coding sequence ATGAAGACCGCGACACCCAACACGCTCCTGGCCCGTGGGCTGATCATCCTGCTGATGATCGTCACCCTGCTGCCGTTTCTCTCCATGCTCTCGGCGGCCCTGGCGCCGCAGGGCACCTATCCCAACGGCCTGCAATGGCCGGCCGATCCGCAATGGGGCAATTTCGTTCGCGCGTTCGAAGTGGCCCGGATGGACCAGCTTCTGCTCTCGAGTACGCTGATCGTGCTGGGCGTGGTGCCGATTTCGGTGCTGATTTCCACGATGGCCGGCTATGGCTTGGCCAAGCTGACGAGCAACAAATACAAGTGGCTCTATCTCGTCTTCGTTTTCGGGCTGACGCTGCCCTTCGAGGCGGTGATCACGCCGCTCTATTACGAGGTGCGCGCCCTTGGGCTGCTCAACACCCGCTTTGCGATCATCCTGCCGCTGATCGGGCTCTATATGCCCTTCTCGGTCTATTGGATGCGGGCGCATTTCCTCAACGTGCCGCATGACCTGACCGAGGCAGCGCAGCTGGATGGTGCGACCCGCTGGAAGGAATTCTGGCTGGTGCAGGTGCCGCTGGCGCGACCGGCCATCATGTCGCTGACCATCCTGCTCTTCCTCTGGACCTGGAACCAGTTCCTCCTGCCGGTGGTCCTGGTGCAGGACCCGATGCAGCGCACCATGGCCGGCGCGCTGGGCGCCTTCCAGGGGCAGTGGGGCACAGATATTCCGCTGCTCTGCGCTGGTTCGCTTCTCATCCTCACGCCGACCGTGGCGTTGTTCCTCGTCTTCCAGCGCCAGTTCGTCGCTGCCCTCATGCAGGGCGCGGTGAAGGGCTAA
- a CDS encoding carbohydrate ABC transporter permease, whose amino-acid sequence MTEDKTSIPDAHGQKRRLPPSRGSRKTRQAAWLFVAPAFLAYAAFVLVPLGMSIYYSLLRWDGIGKASFHGLRNYVTVLTDSDLLQIIGNAFQLVLYFTLIPVLLGLAVASAIRSHMDGRFGTLTRTVLFLPQVIPLVAAGIAWSWMFASTGLVNQTLKAIGLSSWARGWLGDFVWALPAVGIIGAWVLLGLCTMLLVTGITKIDPSLYEAARLDGARPWHEFRYITLPGLRQEIGVCITVTVIAALASFDIVYISTQGGPGITTTVPGLEIYRLAFAHRQVGLASALAIVLMVLVLITIAPVQWFTRDKK is encoded by the coding sequence ATGACTGAAGACAAGACGTCCATTCCGGACGCTCATGGGCAAAAAAGGCGGCTCCCTCCGTCCAGGGGGAGCCGCAAGACGCGGCAGGCAGCGTGGCTGTTCGTGGCGCCTGCCTTCCTCGCCTATGCCGCCTTCGTGCTCGTGCCTTTGGGGATGAGCATATATTATTCGCTGCTGCGCTGGGATGGCATCGGCAAGGCCAGCTTCCACGGCCTGCGCAATTATGTCACCGTGCTCACCGACAGTGATCTGCTGCAGATCATCGGCAATGCCTTTCAGTTGGTGCTGTATTTCACGCTGATCCCGGTGCTGCTGGGGCTGGCCGTGGCTTCGGCCATCCGCAGCCACATGGATGGACGCTTCGGGACGCTGACCCGCACGGTGCTGTTCCTGCCCCAGGTCATTCCGCTGGTGGCCGCCGGCATCGCCTGGAGCTGGATGTTTGCCTCCACCGGCCTCGTCAACCAGACGCTCAAGGCCATTGGCCTCTCAAGCTGGGCGCGCGGCTGGCTGGGCGACTTCGTCTGGGCGCTGCCGGCCGTCGGCATTATCGGCGCCTGGGTCCTGCTGGGTCTTTGCACCATGCTGCTGGTCACCGGCATCACCAAGATCGACCCGAGCCTTTATGAGGCGGCGCGGCTCGACGGCGCGCGCCCCTGGCACGAATTCCGTTACATCACGCTGCCGGGCCTGCGCCAGGAAATCGGCGTCTGCATCACCGTCACGGTCATTGCGGCGCTCGCTAGCTTCGACATCGTCTATATCTCCACCCAGGGCGGGCCGGGGATCACCACCACCGTGCCGGGACTCGAAATCTATCGCCTGGCCTTCGCCCACCGGCAGGTCGGCCTCGCCTCGGCGCTGGCCATCGTGCTCATGGTGCTGGTGCTGATCACCATCGCTCCCGTCCAGTGGTTCACGCGGGACAAGAAATGA